One segment of Trichlorobacter ammonificans DNA contains the following:
- the rpoC gene encoding DNA-directed RNA polymerase subunit beta', with protein MEEHFNFFDKPKDPLHFSAIRISISSPEKIRERSFGEVKKPETINYRTFKPERDGLFCAKIFGPTKDYECNCGKYKRMKHRGIVCEKCGVEVIPSKVRRERLGHIDLATPVAHIWFLKSLPSRIGNLLDITLKDLERVLYFEAFVITEPGATPLKFGEVLSEDKFLKAKEEYGEDAFEGGMGAEAIRDCLKSLELDELSTQLRTEMLEATSEAKRKKTAKRLKVVEAFKQSGNRPEWMILECIPVLPPELRPLVPLDGGRFATSDLNDLYRRVINRNNRLKRLCELQAPEVIIRNEKRMLQEAVDALFDNGRRGRAIAGPNKRPLKSLSDMLKGKSGRFRQNLLGKRVDYSGRSVIVVGPELKLHQCGLPKKMALELFKPFIYNKLEERGYVTTIKSAKKMVEKERPEVWDVLEEVIKEHPVMLNRAPTLHRLGIQAFEPVLIEGKAIQLHPLVCTAFNADFDGDQMAVHLPLSIESQVETRVLMMSTNNILSPANGKPIIVPSQDMVLGTYYMTRERVGALGEDKVFASPEEVRIAFDHGAVDMQARIKVRVKDVEGDPNEQPKLTDTTVGRIVLREVLPPQVPFSAINKVMNKKELSNLIDVCYRLAGNKETVILADRLKETGFRYANLAGISICIDDMVVPEGKQAIIEKANEEVQEIQNQYTEGLITDGERYNKVIDIWAKATEEIAKEMLGNLSRETVLDRDGKEVEISSFNAIHMMADSGARGSAQQIRQLAGMRGLMAKPSGEIIETPITANFREGLTVLQYFISTHGARKGLADTALKTANSGYLTRRLVDVAQDAIITEDDCGTLDGLIVTSLTEGGEVIEHVGDRILGRTALDDVLDPVTGEVLVTANQEIDETLVRRIEDAGLERVKIRSVLTCQSKRGICAKCYGRDLARGHIVNLGEAVGVIAAQSIGEPGTQLTMRTFHIGGTASRAAEQTSLEARYDGVMKYINLNTVKNAEGFHIVMNRNGEIAVHDETGRERERYGVVYGAKLKIADGGVVKSSDVLAEWDPYTMPILTEVSGRVKFGDIIESLTMEEKLDEVTGLSRKEIIETKDTDKRPRIAIKDTGEGGGTIGRYFLPVGALINVAEDTVVSAGDVIAKIPRETTKTKDITGGLPRVAELFEARRPKDFAVITEIDGKVNFGKDSKGKRKVIVTPELGEPKEYLIPKGKHISVHEGDYVRAGEPLMDGSSNPHDILRVLGVKELAKYLVDEVQEVYRLQGVKINDKHIEVIVRQMLRRVRVKDVGDTNLLIDDQVERWVFEEENTKAFEAGKRPAIAEPLLLGITKASLSTESFISAASFQETTKVLTQAAIEGKVDFLRGLKENVIMGRLIPAGTGLARYRHLRLQAAEAAAVIDTVEKAVEEAAEEQLEQAA; from the coding sequence GTGGAAGAACATTTCAACTTCTTCGATAAACCGAAAGATCCGCTGCACTTTTCCGCCATCAGGATTTCCATTTCCTCTCCCGAGAAAATCCGGGAGCGCTCATTCGGCGAGGTGAAAAAGCCGGAAACCATCAACTACCGTACCTTCAAGCCGGAACGCGATGGTCTCTTCTGCGCAAAAATCTTTGGTCCCACCAAGGACTACGAGTGCAACTGCGGCAAGTACAAGCGGATGAAGCATCGCGGCATTGTCTGCGAAAAGTGCGGCGTCGAAGTGATTCCCTCAAAGGTTCGTCGGGAGCGTCTCGGTCACATTGACCTGGCTACCCCGGTTGCCCATATCTGGTTCCTCAAGTCGCTTCCTTCACGGATCGGCAACTTGCTGGACATCACGCTCAAGGACCTGGAGCGGGTCCTCTACTTCGAAGCATTTGTCATCACCGAGCCGGGTGCGACGCCGCTCAAATTCGGCGAAGTGCTGTCCGAGGACAAGTTTCTCAAGGCCAAGGAAGAGTACGGCGAGGATGCCTTCGAGGGGGGGATGGGGGCTGAGGCTATTCGGGACTGCCTGAAGTCACTGGAGCTCGACGAGCTGAGTACCCAGCTCCGTACCGAGATGCTGGAAGCAACCAGTGAGGCGAAGCGAAAAAAGACCGCCAAGCGGTTGAAGGTGGTGGAAGCGTTCAAGCAGTCCGGCAACCGTCCCGAGTGGATGATCCTGGAGTGCATCCCGGTGTTGCCGCCGGAGCTGCGCCCCCTGGTACCGCTGGATGGCGGCCGCTTTGCCACTTCCGACCTGAACGATCTCTACCGGCGGGTGATCAACCGTAACAATCGCCTGAAGCGCTTGTGCGAGCTGCAAGCCCCCGAGGTGATCATCCGGAACGAAAAGCGGATGCTGCAGGAGGCGGTGGACGCCCTGTTCGACAACGGACGCCGGGGGCGGGCCATTGCCGGTCCCAACAAGCGGCCGCTCAAGTCACTGTCCGACATGCTCAAGGGCAAGTCCGGCCGTTTCCGCCAGAACCTGCTGGGTAAGCGGGTTGACTACTCGGGCCGTTCCGTTATCGTCGTCGGCCCGGAGTTGAAGCTGCACCAGTGCGGCCTGCCGAAGAAGATGGCCCTGGAGCTGTTCAAGCCGTTCATCTACAACAAGCTGGAGGAGCGTGGCTACGTTACCACCATCAAGAGCGCCAAGAAGATGGTGGAAAAAGAGCGCCCGGAAGTATGGGACGTGCTGGAAGAGGTGATCAAGGAGCACCCGGTCATGCTGAACCGTGCTCCGACCCTGCACCGTCTCGGTATCCAGGCTTTTGAGCCGGTTCTGATCGAAGGCAAAGCGATCCAACTGCATCCGCTGGTGTGTACCGCTTTCAACGCCGACTTCGACGGTGACCAGATGGCGGTGCACCTGCCGCTGTCCATCGAAAGCCAGGTGGAGACCCGGGTACTGATGATGTCCACCAACAACATCCTGTCCCCTGCCAACGGCAAGCCGATCATCGTCCCATCCCAGGACATGGTGCTCGGAACCTACTACATGACCCGCGAGCGGGTCGGCGCCCTGGGTGAGGACAAGGTGTTCGCCTCTCCCGAAGAGGTGCGGATCGCCTTTGACCACGGTGCCGTGGATATGCAGGCCCGTATCAAGGTGCGGGTGAAGGATGTGGAGGGTGACCCCAACGAACAGCCGAAGTTGACCGACACCACCGTCGGCCGGATTGTTCTGCGTGAGGTGCTGCCGCCCCAGGTGCCGTTCAGCGCCATCAACAAGGTGATGAACAAGAAAGAGCTGTCGAACCTGATCGATGTCTGCTACCGGCTTGCCGGTAACAAGGAAACCGTCATCCTGGCCGACCGTCTGAAGGAAACCGGTTTCCGTTACGCCAACCTGGCCGGTATCTCCATCTGCATCGACGACATGGTCGTCCCGGAAGGGAAGCAGGCGATCATCGAAAAGGCCAACGAAGAGGTTCAGGAAATTCAGAACCAGTACACCGAGGGTCTGATCACGGACGGCGAGCGCTACAACAAGGTCATCGACATCTGGGCCAAGGCGACGGAAGAGATCGCCAAGGAGATGCTCGGCAACCTGTCCCGCGAAACCGTTCTGGACCGCGACGGCAAGGAGGTGGAAATCTCCTCCTTCAACGCCATTCACATGATGGCCGACTCCGGTGCCCGGGGCTCGGCGCAGCAGATTCGTCAGTTGGCCGGAATGCGGGGCCTGATGGCCAAGCCGTCCGGTGAGATCATCGAGACGCCGATTACGGCGAACTTCCGGGAAGGTCTGACGGTGCTGCAGTACTTCATCTCCACCCACGGTGCCCGTAAAGGTCTGGCCGATACCGCGCTCAAGACCGCCAACTCCGGGTACCTGACCCGTCGTCTGGTGGACGTTGCCCAGGACGCGATTATCACCGAGGACGACTGCGGTACCCTCGACGGGCTGATCGTCACCTCCCTGACGGAAGGTGGCGAGGTGATCGAGCATGTCGGCGACCGGATTCTGGGGCGGACCGCTCTGGACGATGTCCTCGATCCGGTGACCGGTGAAGTGCTGGTGACCGCCAACCAGGAGATCGATGAAACTCTGGTCAGAAGAATTGAAGATGCCGGTCTGGAGCGGGTCAAGATCCGTTCCGTGCTTACCTGCCAGAGTAAGCGCGGTATCTGCGCGAAGTGCTACGGACGGGATCTTGCCCGCGGCCATATCGTCAATCTGGGCGAGGCGGTCGGCGTCATTGCGGCACAGTCCATCGGCGAGCCCGGTACCCAGCTGACCATGCGTACCTTCCACATCGGTGGTACCGCATCTCGGGCCGCCGAGCAGACCTCTCTGGAAGCACGCTACGACGGTGTGATGAAGTACATCAACCTGAACACCGTGAAGAACGCAGAAGGGTTCCACATTGTCATGAACCGGAACGGCGAGATTGCCGTCCACGACGAAACCGGTCGCGAGCGCGAACGATACGGCGTGGTCTACGGTGCAAAACTGAAGATCGCCGATGGTGGTGTGGTCAAGAGCAGCGATGTCCTTGCCGAGTGGGACCCCTACACCATGCCGATCCTCACCGAGGTGTCCGGTCGGGTCAAGTTCGGCGACATCATCGAGTCCCTTACCATGGAAGAGAAGCTCGACGAGGTTACCGGTCTGTCCCGCAAGGAGATCATCGAAACCAAAGACACCGACAAGCGGCCCCGCATCGCCATCAAGGATACTGGCGAGGGAGGCGGCACTATCGGCCGCTACTTCCTGCCGGTAGGCGCCCTGATCAACGTTGCCGAAGATACCGTTGTCAGCGCCGGTGACGTTATTGCCAAGATTCCGCGCGAAACCACCAAGACCAAGGACATCACCGGCGGTCTGCCCCGGGTTGCCGAACTGTTCGAAGCGCGTCGTCCCAAGGATTTTGCAGTTATCACCGAGATCGACGGCAAGGTCAACTTCGGCAAGGACTCAAAGGGCAAGCGGAAAGTGATCGTCACTCCGGAGCTAGGCGAACCGAAGGAATATCTGATTCCCAAGGGCAAGCATATCAGTGTCCATGAAGGAGATTATGTCCGCGCTGGCGAACCGTTGATGGATGGTTCGTCCAACCCCCACGACATTCTCCGGGTGCTGGGGGTCAAGGAGCTGGCCAAGTACCTGGTGGACGAGGTGCAGGAAGTCTATCGACTGCAGGGCGTTAAGATCAACGACAAGCATATCGAAGTCATTGTCCGCCAGATGCTGCGTCGGGTCAGGGTCAAGGATGTCGGCGATACCAACCTCTTGATCGACGACCAAGTTGAACGCTGGGTCTTTGAGGAGGAAAACACCAAGGCGTTTGAGGCGGGCAAGCGTCCGGCCATTGCCGAGCCGCTCCTGCTGGGCATCACCAAGGCGTCACTCTCCACGGAGTCGTTTATTTCGGCGGCATCGTTCCAGGAAACAACCAAGGTGCTGACCCAGGCCGCCATTGAAGGGAAAGTCGACTTCCTGAGAGGCCTGAAGGAAAACGTTATCATGGGCCGGCTCATTCCCGCCGGCACTGGCCTAGCGCGCTACCGTCACCTGCGGCTGCAGGCTGCAGAAGCCGCTGCAGTCATTGATACCGTTGAAAAAGCAGTCGAGGAGGCTGCTGAAGAGCAGTTGGAGCAGGCAGCCTGA
- the rpsL gene encoding 30S ribosomal protein S12 — MPTINQLIRQGRESKREKSNAPALKSCPQKRGVCTRVYTTTPKKPNSALRKVARVRLTNGIEVSSYIPGVGHNLQEHSVVLIRGGRVKDLPGVRYHIVRGTLDSVGVKDRKQGRSKYGAKRPK, encoded by the coding sequence ATGCCAACGATTAATCAGCTGATTCGACAGGGTAGGGAGAGTAAGAGGGAAAAGTCGAATGCGCCTGCGCTGAAGAGTTGTCCTCAGAAGCGGGGTGTTTGTACTAGGGTGTATACCACGACCCCTAAGAAGCCGAACTCCGCGCTTCGGAAGGTTGCCAGGGTTCGTCTCACCAATGGTATCGAGGTGAGTTCCTATATTCCGGGGGTGGGGCACAACCTGCAGGAGCACTCGGTTGTGTTGATTCGTGGTGGTCGTGTCAAGGACCTTCCGGGTGTGCGGTATCATATCGTGCGGGGAACGCTCGACTCGGTCGGTGTCAAGGATCGCAAGCAGGGTCGTTCCAAGTATGGCGCCAAGCGTCCTAAGTAA
- the rpsG gene encoding 30S ribosomal protein S7 encodes MPRRREVPKRIILPDPKYSDKTVAKLINILMLAGKKSVAESILYRAMDIVASKTGEDAVKVLKKSLDNIKPTLEVKSRRVGGSTYQVPVEVRADRRVSLAMRWLIKYSVARSEKTMTEKLAGEMLDAFNNRGAAVKKREDTHKMAEANRAFAHYRW; translated from the coding sequence ATGCCGAGGAGACGTGAAGTTCCTAAGCGGATCATTCTGCCGGATCCGAAATATAGCGACAAGACGGTTGCCAAGCTGATCAATATTCTGATGCTTGCTGGCAAAAAGAGTGTTGCCGAGTCTATTCTGTATCGTGCCATGGATATTGTGGCGAGCAAGACTGGTGAAGATGCGGTCAAGGTGCTCAAGAAGAGTCTCGATAACATCAAGCCGACGCTGGAGGTTAAGTCGCGTCGGGTTGGTGGTTCTACCTATCAGGTTCCGGTTGAAGTGCGCGCTGATCGTCGGGTGTCGCTGGCGATGCGCTGGCTGATCAAATATTCCGTGGCCCGCTCCGAGAAGACCATGACGGAAAAGTTGGCAGGGGAGATGCTTGATGCGTTCAATAACCGCGGTGCCGCGGTGAAAAAGCGTGAAGACACCCACAAGATGGCTGAGGCCAACCGTGCCTTTGCGCACTACCGCTGGTAG
- the fusA gene encoding elongation factor G, giving the protein MSRLSPLNKYRNIGIMAHIDAGKTTTTERILYYTGVSHKIGETHEGTATMDWMEQEQERGITITSAATTCEWKDHRINIIDTPGHVDFTIEVERSLRVLDGAVAVFCSVGGVEPQSETVWRQADKYRVPRIAFVNKMDRIGADFFRGVQMIKDRLKANPVPIQIPVGKEEHFKGVVDLVTMKAIIWDDDTLGATFREEELSGELLDEAQEWREKMIEEISSHDDTLMEKYLGGEELTESEIKAAIRACTINIDIIPVICGSSFKNKGVQNLLDSVIEYMPSPLDIPPIKGVDEAGNEIERKADDAEPFAALGFKIMTDPFVGQLTFIRVYSGVLQSGSYVYNATKGKKERIGRLLKMHANKREEIKEVYAGDIAAAVGLKYTITGDTLCEEAKPVVLESIDFPEPVISIAIEPKTKADQEKLGLSLQKLASEDPSFRVKTDEETGQTIISGMGELHLEIIVDRLMREFKVEANVGKPQVAYRETISKKVKVEGKFVRQSGGRGQYGHVWLEVEPQEPGKGYEFVDAIKGGVVPREYIPAVDKGIQEATDNGVLAGFPVVDVKVTLIDGSYHEVDSSEMAFKIAGSMGFKEGCQKASPILLEPIMSVEVVVPEEYMGDVIGDLNSRRGKIMGMDSRAGAQVVGAMVPLANMFGYSTILRSATQGRATYTMTFDHYEPVPKSVSDEIVTKIKG; this is encoded by the coding sequence GTGTCACGTTTGTCTCCTTTGAATAAATATCGCAATATCGGCATCATGGCTCACATTGACGCCGGCAAGACCACTACCACTGAGCGCATTCTCTATTATACCGGTGTCTCTCACAAGATTGGTGAAACGCATGAGGGTACCGCCACCATGGACTGGATGGAGCAGGAGCAGGAGCGTGGCATTACCATCACCTCCGCTGCCACCACCTGTGAGTGGAAAGATCATCGTATCAATATTATCGACACTCCGGGTCACGTTGACTTCACCATCGAGGTGGAGCGCTCCCTGCGGGTGCTTGATGGCGCTGTTGCCGTCTTTTGTTCGGTTGGTGGTGTTGAGCCCCAGTCCGAGACCGTCTGGCGTCAGGCTGACAAGTACCGGGTGCCCCGTATTGCCTTTGTGAACAAGATGGACCGTATTGGTGCCGACTTCTTCCGTGGCGTGCAGATGATCAAGGATCGTCTGAAGGCGAATCCGGTGCCGATTCAGATTCCGGTCGGCAAGGAAGAGCACTTCAAGGGTGTGGTTGACTTGGTCACCATGAAGGCGATTATCTGGGACGATGATACGCTTGGTGCGACGTTCCGTGAGGAGGAGTTGAGCGGGGAGCTGCTCGATGAAGCTCAGGAGTGGCGTGAGAAGATGATCGAAGAGATCTCCAGCCACGACGACACCCTTATGGAAAAGTATCTGGGGGGTGAAGAGCTGACTGAGAGTGAGATCAAGGCGGCTATTCGTGCCTGTACGATCAATATCGACATTATTCCGGTTATCTGTGGTTCCTCCTTCAAAAACAAAGGCGTGCAGAACCTGTTGGACTCGGTTATCGAATACATGCCGTCCCCGCTGGATATTCCCCCTATCAAGGGTGTTGATGAGGCGGGCAACGAGATCGAGCGCAAGGCGGATGATGCCGAACCGTTCGCTGCTCTCGGCTTCAAGATCATGACCGACCCCTTTGTTGGTCAGTTGACCTTCATCCGGGTGTACTCCGGTGTGCTGCAGTCCGGTTCCTATGTCTATAACGCAACCAAGGGCAAGAAAGAGCGCATCGGTCGTCTTCTCAAGATGCACGCCAACAAGCGTGAAGAGATCAAGGAAGTGTATGCCGGCGATATCGCCGCTGCTGTCGGTCTCAAGTACACCATCACTGGTGATACGCTCTGCGAGGAAGCGAAGCCGGTGGTTCTGGAGTCCATTGATTTTCCGGAGCCGGTTATCTCCATTGCCATCGAGCCCAAGACCAAGGCTGACCAGGAAAAGCTGGGTCTCTCCCTGCAGAAGCTGGCTAGTGAGGACCCCTCTTTCAGGGTCAAGACTGATGAGGAGACCGGCCAGACCATCATCTCCGGCATGGGAGAGCTGCATCTCGAAATTATCGTTGACCGTCTGATGCGCGAGTTCAAGGTTGAGGCCAACGTCGGCAAGCCGCAGGTCGCCTATCGTGAAACCATCAGCAAGAAGGTGAAGGTTGAGGGTAAGTTTGTTCGGCAGTCCGGTGGTCGTGGCCAGTACGGCCATGTCTGGCTTGAAGTCGAACCCCAGGAACCCGGCAAGGGTTACGAGTTTGTTGATGCCATCAAGGGCGGTGTTGTGCCCCGTGAGTACATTCCGGCGGTTGACAAGGGGATTCAGGAGGCTACCGACAACGGTGTGTTGGCCGGTTTCCCGGTGGTGGATGTCAAGGTCACTCTGATCGACGGTTCCTATCACGAAGTCGACTCCTCGGAAATGGCGTTCAAGATTGCCGGCTCCATGGGCTTCAAGGAAGGTTGTCAGAAGGCCTCGCCCATTCTGCTTGAGCCGATCATGTCGGTTGAGGTGGTGGTTCCCGAGGAGTACATGGGCGATGTTATCGGTGACTTGAACTCCCGTCGCGGCAAGATCATGGGTATGGACTCCCGTGCCGGTGCTCAGGTGGTCGGTGCCATGGTTCCCCTGGCGAATATGTTCGGTTATTCGACTATCCTGCGCTCCGCCACTCAGGGGCGTGCTACCTACACTATGACTTTTGACCACTATGAACCGGTTCCGAAGTCGGTTTCTGACGAGATTGTTACGAAGATCAAAGGCTAA
- the tuf gene encoding elongation factor Tu, with the protein MAKAKFERTKPHVNIGTIGHVDHGKTTLTAAITKVLAQRGGAEFKGYDQIDNAPEERERGITIATTHVEYETDKRHYAHVDCPGHADYVKNMITGAAQMDGAILVVSAADGPMPQTREHILLARQVGVPYIVVFLNKADMVDDAELLELVELEIRELLSSYDFPGDDIPIIKGSALKALNGDKDELGEQSVEKLMEAVDSYIPEPERAIDKPFLMPVEDVFSISGRGTVATGRVERGIVKVGEEVEIVGIKATGKTTVTGVEMFRKLLDQGQAGDNIGALLRGVKREDVERGQVLAKPGSITPHTKFKAEAYILTKEEGGRHTPFFNGYRPQFYFRTTDVTGVAELPAGTEMVMPGDNVALTINLITPIAMDEGLRFAIREGGRTVGAGVVSAIVE; encoded by the coding sequence ATGGCCAAGGCAAAATTTGAGCGTACGAAGCCTCATGTTAACATTGGAACGATCGGTCACGTTGACCACGGCAAGACCACGCTGACGGCAGCGATCACCAAGGTTCTTGCTCAGCGCGGTGGGGCAGAGTTCAAGGGTTATGACCAGATCGACAACGCTCCCGAGGAGCGTGAGCGTGGTATCACCATCGCCACCACCCACGTTGAGTACGAGACGGACAAGCGTCACTACGCCCATGTTGACTGCCCGGGTCACGCCGACTACGTGAAGAACATGATTACCGGTGCTGCTCAGATGGACGGTGCCATTCTGGTTGTGTCGGCCGCCGACGGCCCGATGCCCCAGACCCGTGAGCACATCCTGCTTGCCCGTCAGGTTGGCGTTCCCTATATCGTGGTCTTTCTGAACAAGGCCGATATGGTTGATGATGCCGAGCTGCTGGAGCTGGTTGAGCTTGAGATTCGTGAGCTCCTGTCCAGCTACGACTTCCCGGGCGACGACATTCCGATTATCAAGGGTTCCGCTCTGAAGGCGCTGAACGGCGACAAGGATGAGCTGGGCGAGCAGTCGGTCGAGAAGCTGATGGAAGCTGTTGACAGCTATATTCCCGAGCCGGAGCGCGCCATTGACAAGCCGTTCCTGATGCCGGTTGAAGACGTCTTCTCCATCTCCGGTCGTGGTACGGTTGCCACCGGTCGTGTTGAGCGCGGTATTGTCAAGGTTGGCGAGGAAGTTGAGATTGTCGGCATCAAGGCTACCGGCAAGACCACGGTTACCGGTGTTGAAATGTTCCGCAAGCTGCTTGACCAGGGTCAGGCCGGCGACAACATCGGCGCCCTGCTGCGTGGTGTGAAGCGTGAAGATGTTGAGCGCGGTCAGGTTCTGGCCAAGCCGGGCAGCATTACGCCGCACACCAAATTCAAGGCCGAGGCTTACATCCTGACCAAGGAAGAAGGCGGTCGTCACACGCCGTTCTTCAACGGCTACCGTCCCCAGTTTTACTTCCGTACGACTGACGTGACGGGTGTTGCCGAGCTTCCTGCCGGTACCGAGATGGTGATGCCTGGTGACAACGTTGCCCTGACGATCAACCTGATCACGCCGATCGCCATGGACGAAGGTCTTCGTTTTGCAATCCGTGAGGGTGGCCGTACCGTGGGCGCTGGCGTCGTCAGCGCAATCGTTGAGTAA
- the rpsJ gene encoding 30S ribosomal protein S10 — protein sequence MQSQKIRIRLKAYDHKLLDVSVGEIVDTAKRTGARIAGPIPLPTVINKYCVLRGPHVDKKSRDQFEIRTHKRLIDILDPTQQTVDALMKLDLSAGVDVEIKL from the coding sequence ATGCAGAGTCAGAAGATCAGAATTCGTCTGAAGGCGTATGACCATAAGTTGCTTGATGTTTCGGTCGGTGAAATCGTCGATACCGCCAAGCGCACCGGAGCCCGTATTGCCGGGCCCATCCCGCTGCCGACAGTAATCAACAAGTACTGCGTGCTGCGGGGACCTCACGTTGACAAGAAGTCCCGGGACCAGTTTGAAATCAGGACGCATAAGCGCCTTATCGATATTCTTGATCCGACTCAGCAGACCGTCGATGCACTTATGAAGCTGGACCTTTCCGCCGGTGTTGACGTTGAAATCAAGCTGTAG
- the rplC gene encoding 50S ribosomal protein L3 → MKKGIVGKKLGMTQIFLEDGTRVPVTVVQAGPCVILQKKTAETDGYVAVQVGFEQIDANRVTRALRGHCVKSGQGAYRHLKELKLEQADSVALGDALTVEQFAPGDFVDVTGISIGKGFQGVIKRHNFKGGRASHGSRFHRAPGSIGCSATPSRVFKNKRMPGQMGNEQVTVQRLQVVRVDADQNLLLIKGAIPGSKNNVVVIKDSVKTIK, encoded by the coding sequence ATGAAGAAAGGAATAGTGGGGAAAAAACTGGGCATGACCCAGATCTTCCTTGAAGACGGCACCAGAGTTCCGGTTACGGTTGTTCAGGCCGGCCCCTGTGTGATTCTCCAGAAGAAAACCGCTGAAACCGACGGCTACGTTGCCGTACAGGTCGGATTTGAGCAGATCGATGCTAACAGGGTTACCCGTGCACTGCGCGGTCACTGCGTGAAATCGGGCCAGGGGGCCTACCGCCACCTGAAGGAGCTCAAGCTGGAACAGGCGGACTCGGTTGCCCTCGGCGATGCATTGACCGTTGAGCAGTTCGCTCCCGGCGATTTCGTCGACGTGACCGGCATCAGCATCGGTAAAGGTTTTCAGGGCGTTATCAAGCGCCATAACTTTAAGGGTGGCCGCGCATCTCACGGCTCCCGTTTCCACCGGGCTCCCGGCTCCATCGGCTGTTCGGCAACTCCCTCGCGGGTGTTTAAGAACAAGCGGATGCCGGGTCAGATGGGGAACGAACAGGTTACTGTCCAACGACTGCAAGTTGTGCGCGTTGATGCGGATCAGAACCTTCTCCTGATCAAGGGGGCGATTCCCGGATCCAAAAATAATGTAGTAGTCATTAAAGACAGCGTTAAAACGATTAAGTAA
- the rplD gene encoding 50S ribosomal protein L4 yields MPTISMYNMQNEKVGEISLDEAVFAAEVKEPLIHQALKIQLANRRAGTVSTKNRSEVAGSGKKPFKQKGTGGARQGCKRAPQYPGGGIVFGPQPKTYQLSITKKARKAALRSLLSLQLKRDRITVLDNLEFSAISTKEFAGFLKRFDLDRSLIITEEPSTNLYLSSRNVPYVKLLKADSLNVYDVLKYRNIILTKGAVPLVEGALQQ; encoded by the coding sequence ATGCCTACTATATCGATGTACAATATGCAAAATGAAAAGGTTGGGGAGATTTCTCTTGACGAAGCGGTATTCGCTGCTGAAGTCAAGGAGCCGCTGATTCATCAGGCGCTGAAAATCCAACTGGCCAATCGCCGTGCAGGTACGGTTTCAACCAAGAATCGCTCTGAGGTAGCGGGTAGCGGCAAGAAACCGTTCAAGCAGAAGGGAACTGGCGGTGCTCGTCAGGGATGCAAGCGCGCTCCCCAGTATCCGGGCGGCGGCATTGTCTTTGGCCCCCAGCCCAAGACGTACCAGTTGAGCATCACCAAGAAGGCACGCAAGGCTGCCCTGCGCTCGTTGCTTTCGCTGCAGTTGAAGCGAGACAGAATCACCGTTCTGGACAACCTTGAGTTCAGTGCGATCTCCACCAAGGAGTTTGCCGGTTTCCTGAAGCGGTTTGATCTCGACCGTTCGTTGATCATTACCGAAGAGCCGTCAACCAATCTCTACCTGTCCTCACGCAACGTGCCCTATGTCAAGCTGCTGAAGGCAGATTCCCTGAATGTCTATGATGTGTTGAAGTACCGGAACATCATTCTGACCAAAGGGGCTGTACCTCTTGTCGAAGGAGCGCTCCAGCAATGA
- the rplW gene encoding 50S ribosomal protein L23, translated as MNIYSIIKRPHVTEKTSLGTQAGNTITLVVDRDANKIEIKQAVETLFKVDVTSVRTSVVAGKVKRFGRTFGKRQNWKKAYVTLKEGQTVDFFEV; from the coding sequence ATGAATATCTATTCCATCATTAAGCGTCCCCATGTGACTGAGAAGACGTCCTTGGGAACCCAGGCCGGCAACACGATTACCCTGGTGGTTGATCGTGACGCCAACAAGATAGAGATCAAACAGGCCGTTGAAACGCTGTTCAAGGTTGATGTCACCTCGGTGCGGACATCGGTGGTGGCAGGCAAAGTCAAGAGATTTGGACGTACCTTTGGTAAGCGTCAGAATTGGAAGAAAGCCTACGTTACGTTGAAAGAAGGCCAGACCGTAGACTTTTTTGAAGTGTAA